A stretch of the Calditerrivibrio sp. genome encodes the following:
- a CDS encoding C4-type zinc ribbon domain-containing protein — protein sequence MLEELEKLIELQRIDNRIFEINKILNTMPDYMVEIQDEYHAVRHRFEELKGQLEKSKKDSEIIKKEFENKKVSLDKSHKKLSTVKNTKEYEAVLKELDVLKKELYELELKSLEMTESVENLEKEFANIEEKRIILDKKYDEVSKRREKENALIIQELKELNTKRDELVSTVKKQYINKYETIRRARNNLAIVRVDNEICSGCYMKIPPQLFVEVKKNASIHQCPNCQRFLYYRDGE from the coding sequence ATGCTTGAAGAATTGGAGAAATTGATTGAGTTACAAAGAATTGATAACAGAATTTTTGAGATAAATAAAATATTAAATACTATGCCAGATTATATGGTGGAGATTCAGGATGAGTATCATGCGGTGAGACATAGATTTGAAGAATTGAAAGGTCAATTGGAAAAAAGTAAAAAAGACAGTGAGATTATCAAAAAGGAATTTGAAAACAAGAAAGTTTCTTTGGATAAATCCCATAAAAAGCTGTCCACAGTTAAAAACACAAAAGAGTATGAAGCTGTACTGAAGGAACTTGATGTTTTGAAAAAGGAGCTATACGAACTAGAACTAAAATCTTTAGAGATGACAGAATCTGTGGAAAATTTGGAAAAAGAGTTTGCTAATATAGAAGAAAAAAGAATTATATTGGATAAAAAATATGATGAGGTTAGCAAACGTAGAGAAAAAGAGAATGCCCTCATTATTCAGGAGTTAAAAGAGTTAAATACTAAGAGGGATGAGTTGGTATCCACAGTAAAAAAACAGTATATAAATAAATATGAAACTATCAGGAGAGCCAGAAATAACTTGGCTATAGTAAGGGTTGACAATGAGATCTGTTCGGGGTGTTATATGAAGATACCGCCCCAGTTATTTGTAGAAGTTAAAAAGAATGCTTCAATTCATCAGTGCCCAAATTGCCAAAGATTTTTGTATTATAGAGACGGTGAGTAA
- a CDS encoding ribonuclease HI family protein codes for MYTDGASLGNPGHAGCGFLIFKGTELLVKNKVYIGIATNNVAEYKAILFAVKKAKEFKPKKIIIKTDSELIARQFSGIYKIKDATLKSIYDEIVKEVYSLDFSVEHIRREHNKLADKLSKEAASEGKKYASDSPA; via the coding sequence ATTTACACCGACGGGGCATCATTAGGTAATCCCGGGCATGCAGGCTGTGGGTTTTTGATTTTTAAAGGTACTGAGTTGTTGGTGAAAAATAAAGTTTACATTGGTATAGCTACCAACAATGTTGCTGAATACAAAGCTATATTGTTTGCTGTAAAAAAAGCTAAGGAATTTAAGCCAAAAAAAATTATCATAAAAACAGATTCTGAATTGATTGCAAGACAATTTTCTGGTATATATAAGATTAAAGATGCCACGCTAAAATCTATTTATGATGAGATTGTAAAGGAAGTGTATTCCTTAGATTTTTCTGTGGAGCATATTAGAAGAGAGCATAATAAATTAGCCGATAAGCTTTCTAAAGAGGCTGCTTCTGAGGGGAAAAAGTATGCATCAGATTCTCCTGCTTAG